In a single window of the Acipenser ruthenus chromosome 8, fAciRut3.2 maternal haplotype, whole genome shotgun sequence genome:
- the LOC117406440 gene encoding T-cell-specific surface glycoprotein CD28-like, producing MFTSATLMFITGCIINSQIVTGGSKITVKQYPQEIRSSHGASVAITCEFNYQGKVPFQTDVSWFRSHNRTINHSSKNEKISTTDNLHIYVYGNHSKCFTILVIQDLQLNDTDKYFCEVLLIVPPPITSRGNGTRLIVYDPEECQTQKCPWLKYFFIALIACGGVVVAVLLMICAKHCWGTVRNKMTCNPTDEKNTVYEDMTLVKSSQKGSQLPARKHAA from the exons ATGTTTACTAGTGCGACACTCATGTTTATTACAGGATGCATTATAAATTCACAAATAG TGACTGGTGGATCAAAGATAACTGTCAAACAATATCCTCAGGAGATCAGAAGCTCGCATGGTGCAAGTGTGGCCATAACATGTGAATTTAATTACCAAGGGAAAGTGCCATTCCAAACAGATGTGTCCTGGTTTAGGAGCCACAATAGAACAATTAATCATTCCTCAAAAAATGAGAAGATTTCAACTACAGACAATTTGCATATATATGTTTATGGCAACCACTCCAAGTGTTTTACTATTTTAGTCATACAAGACCTCCAGCTCAATGATACTGATAAATACTTCTGTGAAGTGCTACTTATTGTTCCCCCTCCAATAACCAGccgaggaaacggaaccaggctGATTGTGTATG ATCCAGAAGAGTGTCAAACGCAGAAATGTCCTTGGTTGAAGTACTTTTTCATAGCTCTAATTGCATGCGGGGGTGTAGTCGTAGCTGTGTTATTAATGATCTGT GCAAAACATTGTTGGGGCACAGTGAGAAACAAAATGACGTGTAACCCTACTGATGAGAAGAACACCGTGTATGAAGACATGACACTTGTAAAGTCCTCACAAAAAGGGAGTCAGCTGCCTGCTAGAAAACATGCAGCGTGA